A genomic window from Triticum urartu cultivar G1812 chromosome 7, Tu2.1, whole genome shotgun sequence includes:
- the LOC125524183 gene encoding PHD finger-like domain-containing protein 5A — MAKHHPDLIMCRKQPGIAIGRLCEKCDGKCVICDSYVRPCTLVRVCDECNYGSFQGRCVICGGVGISDAYYCKECTQQEKDRDGCPKIVNLGSAKTDLFYERKKYGFKKR; from the coding sequence ATGGCGAAGCATCATCCTGATCTCATCATGTGCCGGAAGCAGCCTGGCATTGCTATTGGTCGCCTGTGTGAGAAGTGTGATGGCAAGTGCGTCATCTGTGACTCGTACGTGCGCCCATGTACGCTTGTCCGGGTCTGCGACGAGTGCAACTACGGCTCGTTCCAGGGAAGGTGCGTCATCTGCGGCGGAGTTGGCATCTCAGACGCCTACTACTGCAAAGAGTGCACGCAGCAGGAGAAGGACCGAGATGGGTGCCCCAAGATTGTCAACCTTGGAAGCGCCAAGACCGATCTCTTCTACGAGCGCAAGAAGTACGGTTTTAAGAAGAGATGA